In the Candidatus Hydrogenedentota bacterium genome, one interval contains:
- a CDS encoding DUF1330 domain-containing protein, with amino-acid sequence MPGSGNQPEDQRAYILHAVWFARPHGAQRYAEYLEAASVVARKYGARRIEALIPVDVIQGDFRPDYVYITEWPSIEHFHRFVRDPAYRAAAHLREEACTKRIHLHCRRPSNWVADQSVLPE; translated from the coding sequence ATGCCTGGCTCTGGAAACCAGCCCGAGGACCAACGGGCGTACATCCTGCATGCCGTGTGGTTTGCCCGGCCCCATGGCGCGCAACGCTACGCCGAATACCTCGAGGCTGCCTCGGTGGTTGCGCGCAAGTACGGCGCACGGCGCATCGAAGCGCTGATTCCGGTCGACGTGATTCAGGGGGATTTTCGCCCGGATTACGTGTACATCACCGAATGGCCGAGCATCGAGCATTTTCACCGCTTCGTGCGCGACCCGGCCTATCGGGCTGCGGCGCATTTGCGCGAAGAAGCATGCACGAAGCGTATCCACCTGCACTGCCGCAGGCCGTCGAACTGGGTCGCTGACCAATCTGTCTTGCCGGAATAG
- the gltB gene encoding glutamate synthase large subunit → MRTTWQRGMYEPSTEHDACGIGFLVNIRGTKSHGIIDDGVRVLVNLTHRGACGCDPETGDGCGMLLQLPHRFFAQEASALGFDLPEPGAYGVGMVFLPRAASARAQAEALFAKTIAENGQELLGWRDVPLDSSKLGWLARENEPVIRQVFVKGARGITPDALERKLFVIRKVVSRDMRGSGLDGAEQFYVPSMSTRTIVYKGLMLPEAFQVFYLDLNNPLFESALCLVHQRYSTNTLPSWSLCHPFRFLCHNGEINTLRGNINMMRSREMAFSSPLFGEDISKIRPVLTEGASDSAIFDNAFEVLVHGGRSVEHAMMMMIPEPWSGHESMPDHKKAFCEYHACKMEPWDGPASIAFTDGVKVGAVLDRNGLRPSRYWVTNDDRVIMASEVGVLDLPQSRIVKKGRLEPGRMFLINTAEQRIVDDEEIKETLSRRQPYRTWLNKYRTILLKNVPDKQPITESAPLFERQIIFGYTQEDLELLVTPMAKEGKEPVGSMGNDTALAVLSPRPQLLYSYFKQLFAQVTNPPIDPIREEIVMSLETDIGREWNLLDEAPEHCEQLHLYSPILRNGELANLRRVIKPGFHTATISTLFPVEAGEKGLSRAVDRICREAEMAVERGETFLILSDRGAGPQWAPIPALLACGAVHEHLVAVRKRSQCGLIVESGEPREVMHFALLSGYGASAINPYMVFEIIADLLRREVITEEQRGHAEHNFIKAIEKGLLKVMSKIGISTLQSYHGAQIFEAIGLGEDLIDRCFSGTPSRIGGIGIREVAKETLMRHAIAYPPKPSRRRELDPGGHYRWRQRGEFHQWNPDTVALLQKAARANRWDTFQQFSETVNSRNRTLATPRGLLKFKQGNPVPLDEVEPASEIVKRFCTGAMSFGSISREAHETLAIAMNRIGGRSNTGEGGEDPRRFEPDTNGDLRRSAIKQVASGRFGVTNEYLVNADELQIKMAQGAKPGEGGQLPGNKVFPEIAKVRYSTPGVELISPPPHHDIYSIEDLAQLIHDLKNANVNAKVSVKLVSEVGVGTIAAGVSKGKADLVLISGHDGGTGASPVSSIKHAGLPWELGLAETHQVLVQNNLRDRIRVQTDGQLKTGRDVAVAAMLGADEFGFATAPLVVSGCIMMRKCHLNTCPVGVATQDAELRKKFTGKPEYVVNYFFFVAEEVRQIMARLGFRTMNEMIGRADMLEFDPLPEHWKAKYLDFSRILSAAKPWPGATLYQSKTQDHGLDGALDYELMEKARPALERKEPVRFSVTIRNVHRTVGTMLSSELTRRHKLGMYTGSLPEDTVWIDCEGQAGQSFGAFAIRGVTLSVSGEANDYCGKGLSGGKIILRPPADCPIVPEENIIVGNVALYGATGGEAYFRGMAGERFCVRNSGAWAVVEGVGDHGCEYMTGGRAVVIGGTGRNFAAGMSGGIAFVYDKAGDFERRVNKQMVDLKPLHERSVPELRYLLERHAEYTGSTVARNLLKEWERSLKRFVRVIPKDYARVLREAGQRDQAREEMTHVSR, encoded by the coding sequence ATGCGCACGACATGGCAACGAGGGATGTATGAGCCGAGCACGGAGCATGACGCGTGCGGCATTGGTTTCCTGGTGAATATTCGGGGAACGAAGAGCCACGGAATTATCGACGACGGCGTGCGCGTATTGGTGAACCTGACGCACCGCGGCGCTTGCGGTTGCGACCCGGAAACGGGCGACGGCTGCGGCATGCTGCTCCAATTGCCGCACCGGTTCTTTGCGCAGGAGGCATCTGCGCTGGGATTCGACCTGCCGGAACCGGGGGCCTACGGCGTGGGCATGGTGTTTCTGCCGCGGGCTGCGTCGGCGCGCGCGCAGGCCGAGGCCCTGTTTGCCAAGACGATTGCGGAGAATGGGCAAGAGCTGCTGGGCTGGCGCGATGTCCCACTCGATTCCTCGAAACTCGGGTGGCTGGCTCGGGAGAACGAGCCCGTGATCCGGCAGGTATTCGTGAAAGGGGCGCGCGGGATTACGCCGGACGCACTCGAGCGCAAGCTGTTTGTCATTCGCAAGGTCGTTTCTCGGGACATGCGCGGTTCGGGCCTGGACGGCGCGGAGCAATTCTACGTGCCAAGCATGTCGACGCGGACGATAGTCTACAAAGGGCTGATGCTGCCCGAAGCATTCCAGGTGTTCTATCTCGACCTGAACAATCCCCTGTTTGAGAGCGCGTTGTGCCTGGTGCACCAGCGCTACAGCACGAACACGCTTCCTTCGTGGTCGCTGTGCCATCCGTTCCGGTTTCTGTGCCACAACGGGGAAATCAACACGTTGCGCGGGAACATCAACATGATGCGGTCGCGCGAGATGGCTTTTAGCAGCCCGCTCTTCGGCGAGGACATCAGCAAGATACGCCCGGTTCTGACGGAGGGGGCGAGCGATTCGGCCATATTCGACAACGCATTCGAGGTGCTCGTGCATGGCGGACGTTCGGTCGAGCACGCGATGATGATGATGATCCCGGAGCCTTGGAGCGGCCATGAATCGATGCCGGACCACAAGAAGGCGTTCTGCGAGTATCACGCGTGCAAGATGGAGCCGTGGGACGGACCGGCGTCGATCGCGTTTACGGACGGAGTGAAGGTGGGCGCGGTGCTCGACCGCAACGGACTGCGTCCTTCGCGGTATTGGGTCACCAACGACGACCGCGTGATCATGGCGTCCGAAGTGGGTGTGCTGGACCTGCCCCAGAGCCGGATCGTGAAGAAAGGGCGTCTCGAGCCCGGGCGCATGTTTCTGATCAACACGGCCGAGCAGCGCATCGTCGATGATGAAGAGATTAAGGAGACGCTGTCGCGGCGGCAGCCGTATCGGACGTGGCTGAACAAATACCGGACGATTCTTCTCAAGAATGTGCCGGATAAACAGCCGATCACCGAGTCCGCCCCGCTTTTCGAGCGGCAGATCATATTCGGGTACACGCAGGAAGACCTCGAACTGCTCGTCACGCCGATGGCGAAAGAGGGGAAGGAGCCGGTCGGCTCGATGGGCAATGACACCGCGCTTGCGGTGCTGTCGCCGCGCCCGCAACTGCTTTACAGCTACTTCAAGCAACTGTTCGCGCAAGTGACGAATCCGCCTATTGATCCGATTCGCGAGGAGATCGTGATGTCCCTCGAAACGGACATCGGCCGCGAGTGGAACCTGCTCGACGAAGCGCCGGAGCATTGCGAACAACTGCACCTCTATTCGCCCATTCTCAGAAACGGTGAGTTGGCGAACCTGCGCCGGGTGATCAAGCCGGGGTTTCACACCGCAACCATCTCGACGCTTTTCCCTGTCGAGGCGGGCGAGAAGGGCTTGTCGCGTGCGGTCGACCGCATCTGCCGCGAGGCGGAAATGGCCGTGGAGCGCGGCGAGACGTTCCTCATCCTTTCGGACCGCGGCGCAGGGCCGCAGTGGGCGCCGATACCCGCGCTGCTGGCGTGCGGCGCGGTGCACGAGCATCTGGTCGCGGTGCGCAAACGTTCGCAATGCGGGCTCATCGTCGAAAGCGGCGAACCGCGCGAAGTCATGCATTTCGCGCTCTTGTCGGGGTACGGCGCCAGCGCGATCAACCCTTACATGGTCTTCGAGATCATTGCGGACCTTCTGCGCCGCGAGGTCATTACGGAGGAACAGCGCGGCCATGCCGAACACAACTTCATCAAGGCGATAGAGAAAGGACTGCTCAAGGTGATGTCGAAAATCGGCATCTCCACGTTGCAGAGCTATCATGGCGCGCAGATTTTCGAGGCCATCGGCCTCGGCGAGGACCTGATTGACCGCTGCTTCTCCGGCACGCCGTCGCGCATCGGCGGCATCGGTATCCGCGAAGTGGCGAAGGAAACACTGATGCGCCACGCCATTGCGTATCCGCCGAAGCCGTCGCGCCGGCGCGAACTCGACCCGGGCGGCCACTACCGGTGGCGGCAGCGGGGCGAATTCCATCAGTGGAATCCGGATACGGTCGCGTTGCTGCAGAAGGCCGCGCGCGCGAATCGGTGGGACACGTTCCAGCAGTTTTCGGAGACGGTGAACAGCCGCAACCGCACGCTGGCAACGCCGCGCGGGTTGCTCAAATTCAAGCAAGGGAACCCGGTTCCGCTTGACGAGGTGGAGCCCGCGAGCGAGATTGTGAAGCGGTTCTGCACCGGCGCCATGTCGTTCGGCTCCATCAGCAGGGAAGCGCACGAGACGCTGGCCATCGCGATGAACCGGATAGGCGGGCGCTCGAACACCGGCGAAGGCGGCGAAGACCCGCGCCGGTTCGAGCCGGACACGAACGGCGACTTGCGCCGCAGCGCGATCAAGCAGGTGGCATCGGGCCGTTTCGGCGTGACAAACGAGTACCTCGTGAACGCCGACGAACTGCAAATCAAGATGGCGCAAGGCGCGAAGCCGGGCGAGGGCGGCCAGTTGCCCGGGAACAAGGTGTTCCCCGAGATCGCAAAGGTGCGCTACTCGACGCCGGGCGTCGAACTGATCTCGCCGCCGCCGCACCACGACATCTATTCGATCGAGGACCTCGCGCAACTTATTCACGACCTGAAGAACGCGAACGTCAACGCCAAGGTGTCCGTGAAGCTCGTGTCGGAAGTGGGCGTAGGCACGATCGCGGCGGGCGTATCGAAGGGCAAGGCCGACCTGGTGCTGATCAGCGGCCACGACGGCGGCACGGGGGCATCGCCCGTCTCGTCCATCAAACACGCGGGCCTGCCGTGGGAACTCGGTCTGGCCGAGACGCACCAAGTGCTGGTGCAGAACAACCTGCGCGACCGGATCCGCGTACAGACGGATGGCCAATTGAAGACGGGGCGCGACGTGGCGGTCGCGGCAATGCTCGGCGCGGACGAATTTGGTTTTGCCACGGCTCCTCTTGTGGTGAGCGGCTGCATCATGATGCGGAAGTGTCATTTGAACACCTGCCCGGTCGGCGTGGCCACGCAGGATGCCGAATTGCGCAAGAAATTCACGGGCAAGCCCGAGTATGTCGTGAATTACTTCTTCTTCGTCGCGGAAGAAGTCCGCCAGATCATGGCGCGGCTGGGCTTCCGCACCATGAACGAGATGATCGGCCGGGCAGACATGCTCGAGTTCGACCCGCTGCCCGAACACTGGAAGGCGAAGTACCTTGACTTTTCGCGCATCCTGTCCGCGGCAAAGCCCTGGCCCGGCGCGACCCTGTATCAGAGCAAGACCCAAGACCACGGGCTGGACGGGGCGCTGGACTATGAATTAATGGAGAAAGCGAGGCCCGCGCTCGAGCGCAAGGAGCCGGTCCGGTTTTCCGTAACGATACGCAATGTGCACCGCACGGTGGGCACGATGCTGTCCAGCGAACTGACGCGGCGGCACAAACTGGGCATGTACACAGGTTCCCTGCCCGAGGACACGGTCTGGATCGACTGCGAAGGGCAGGCAGGTCAGAGTTTCGGCGCGTTTGCGATCCGGGGCGTGACATTGAGCGTGTCCGGTGAGGCGAACGACTACTGCGGCAAGGGCTTGTCGGGCGGAAAGATTATCTTGCGGCCGCCGGCGGATTGCCCCATCGTTCCGGAAGAAAACATCATTGTGGGGAACGTGGCGTTGTACGGCGCCACCGGCGGCGAGGCGTATTTCCGCGGCATGGCGGGCGAGCGGTTCTGTGTTCGCAACAGCGGCGCCTGGGCAGTCGTCGAAGGGGTCGGCGATCACGGCTGCGAGTACATGACAGGCGGGCGCGCGGTGGTGATCGGCGGAACCGGCCGCAATTTCGCGGCGGGCATGAGCGGTGGTATCGCGTTTGTGTACGACAAGGCCGGTGACTTCGAACGGCGCGTCAACAAGCAGATGGTGGACCTGAAGCCGCTGCACGAGCGGAGCGTGCCCGAGTTGCGCTACCTGTTGGAGCGGCACGCGGAATATACGGGAAGCACCGTTGCCAGGAACCTGCTGAAAGAATGGGAACGTTCCCTGAAGCGGTTTGTCCGTGTTATTCCGAAGGACTACGCGCGGGTGCTGCGGGAAGCAGGGCAGCGTGACCAAGCGCGCGAGGAGATGACGCATGTTTCCCGATAA
- a CDS encoding glutamate synthase subunit beta: MFPDKARAFLTFNRELAPHEPPEERLRHYQEFTRSLPGEKVRQQAYRCMNCGVPFCHGGCPLGNQIPDFNERVKDDDWAEALRILHSTNNFPEFTGRVCPAPCEGSCVLGINEPPVAIEMLEREIADRGWAEGWIRPETPAARTGKRVAIIGSGPSGLAAAQQLNRAGHTVTVYERDDEPGGLLTYGIPAFKLDKGLVMRRIQQIRDEGVEFRCNVWVGKNVPVDELEAYDAVLIAAGSTKARTFEGMGIPGSHLKGIHLAMDFLPQQTRRLLGKPVEGEDILATGKSVIVIGGGDTGSDCVGTSLRQGCKSLVNIELLPRPPLARAADNPWPEWPFVYRTSTSHEEGGERDFCILTKKFEDDGNGNVAALHAVRIKWSDPDPAGRRAMTEIPGSELRIPAELVLIAMGFTQPETDTFIADMGLELQKNRFGQAVKADDQRYMTSREGIFACGDARRGQSLVVWAISEGREAARAIDLYLTGCSDLPGKASFGYDTLAPRVS, translated from the coding sequence ATGTTTCCCGATAAAGCCCGTGCGTTTCTGACGTTCAACCGCGAATTGGCCCCCCATGAGCCGCCGGAAGAACGCTTGCGTCATTATCAGGAATTCACCCGTTCGCTGCCCGGAGAGAAGGTCCGGCAACAGGCGTACCGGTGCATGAATTGCGGGGTGCCGTTCTGCCACGGCGGCTGTCCGCTCGGAAATCAGATTCCCGATTTCAATGAGCGCGTAAAGGACGATGACTGGGCGGAAGCGCTGCGCATCCTGCATTCGACGAACAATTTCCCCGAGTTCACGGGGCGCGTGTGCCCGGCGCCCTGCGAAGGGTCGTGCGTGCTGGGCATCAACGAACCGCCAGTGGCCATCGAGATGCTCGAACGGGAGATAGCAGACCGCGGCTGGGCCGAGGGCTGGATCCGCCCGGAAACGCCCGCGGCTCGAACGGGCAAGCGTGTAGCCATTATCGGCTCGGGCCCGTCGGGCCTCGCCGCGGCGCAGCAGTTGAATCGCGCGGGGCATACCGTGACCGTCTATGAGCGCGATGATGAACCCGGCGGCCTGCTCACGTACGGGATTCCGGCGTTCAAGCTCGACAAGGGCCTGGTCATGCGGCGGATACAACAGATCCGTGACGAAGGCGTCGAGTTCCGCTGCAACGTGTGGGTCGGCAAGAACGTGCCCGTGGACGAACTGGAGGCGTATGACGCAGTGCTGATCGCCGCCGGCTCAACGAAAGCGCGCACGTTCGAGGGCATGGGCATTCCCGGCTCGCACCTGAAGGGCATTCACCTGGCAATGGACTTTCTACCGCAACAGACACGGCGTTTGCTGGGTAAGCCGGTCGAGGGCGAGGACATCCTCGCGACGGGCAAGAGCGTAATCGTAATTGGCGGCGGCGATACGGGGTCGGACTGTGTCGGGACCAGCCTGCGCCAAGGCTGCAAATCGCTGGTGAACATCGAGTTGTTGCCCCGGCCGCCACTGGCGCGCGCGGCGGATAATCCCTGGCCGGAATGGCCGTTCGTGTACCGCACGTCGACGAGCCACGAAGAGGGCGGAGAACGGGACTTCTGCATCCTCACGAAGAAGTTCGAGGACGACGGCAATGGCAACGTGGCCGCGCTGCATGCAGTGCGCATTAAATGGAGTGACCCGGACCCAGCAGGCAGGCGCGCCATGACCGAAATTCCCGGCAGCGAACTGCGAATTCCCGCGGAACTGGTCCTGATCGCCATGGGTTTCACGCAACCCGAAACAGACACGTTTATCGCAGACATGGGCCTGGAACTGCAGAAGAACCGGTTCGGGCAAGCCGTCAAGGCTGACGACCAGCGGTACATGACCAGCCGCGAGGGCATATTTGCGTGCGGCGACGCGCGCCGGGGTCAATCGCTGGTCGTGTGGGCAATTTCGGAAGGCCGCGAGGCCGCGCGGGCGATTGACCTGTACCTCACGGGCTGCAGCGACCTGCCCGGCAAGGCCTCGTTCGGCTACGACACGCTGGCGCCGCGCGTCTCGTAG